In one window of Phycisphaerales bacterium DNA:
- a CDS encoding CocE/NonD family hydrolase encodes MPKQQTEGDVATRPAADHTDDTGHTGYTSNADVDHRDPVTPVDLAELPRPIRTIEHAWIPMPDGTRLAATIWLPRDAEDEPVPAILEYIPYRRRDGTVTRDTMTHPYVAAHGYACVRVDIRGSGDSEGVLTDEYTQQELDDGVEILKWLEQRPWCDGNCGMIGISWGGFNGLQIAAMRPKQLKAVISLCSTDDRYADDVHYMGGCMLGDNLSWASVMFGYITQPPDPDIVGERWRDMWLERLEGARPWLVEWLRHQHRDGYWKHGSICEDYSQVQVPVMAVSGWSDAYSNAVFRLVKSLPEGVPRQGLVGPWSHKYPHFGLPGPAIDFLNECLRWWDTYLKGIDTGIDNEPTLRAYLQESTPPDTGHAFRPGRWVGEPSWPSPNVTLRPVPLATGEPGLKLNADASVDEGDERREGVRSIQSPASHGYFGGKWCSEAAPPDLPDDQREEDGGSLNFDTPPLAEPLDLLGPPIADLTLEVDRPVAMAAVRLGDVLPDGRVTRVSFGLLNLNHKDGHEHPVMLEPGTKYRVPIRMRDIGHTVLPGHRLRLSISSSYWPLAWLPPRPATITVHLGESHLLLPVRHAREDEPHVTFDRPVGAEPIRAEQVESTEHSWKVVRDMGRATSELQVRKGSGTVYWPHIDLTRSSVASERYFVDHTDIHSARGEVRWTHGFRRGAWDCRCETRTVLTADADNFYVHATLDAYEDDERVFCRSWTERIARRMV; translated from the coding sequence TTGCCGAAACAGCAGACCGAAGGCGACGTGGCCACGCGTCCGGCCGCAGACCACACCGACGACACCGGCCACACCGGCTACACGAGTAATGCAGACGTCGACCACCGCGACCCCGTCACGCCGGTGGACCTGGCCGAACTGCCCCGGCCTATCCGCACCATCGAGCACGCCTGGATCCCCATGCCCGACGGCACGCGCCTGGCGGCCACGATCTGGCTGCCCAGGGATGCCGAGGACGAGCCCGTGCCGGCGATCCTCGAATACATCCCCTACCGCCGCCGCGACGGCACGGTGACGCGCGACACCATGACGCATCCCTACGTCGCCGCGCATGGCTACGCGTGCGTGCGGGTGGACATCCGCGGCAGCGGCGACAGCGAGGGCGTGCTGACCGACGAGTACACCCAGCAGGAACTCGACGACGGCGTCGAGATCCTCAAGTGGCTCGAGCAGCGGCCCTGGTGCGACGGCAACTGCGGCATGATCGGCATCAGCTGGGGCGGGTTCAACGGGCTGCAGATCGCCGCCATGCGACCGAAGCAGCTCAAGGCCGTGATCAGCCTGTGCTCGACCGATGACCGCTACGCCGACGACGTGCACTACATGGGCGGGTGCATGCTGGGCGACAACCTGAGCTGGGCGTCGGTCATGTTCGGCTACATCACCCAGCCGCCCGACCCCGACATCGTCGGCGAGCGTTGGCGCGACATGTGGCTGGAGCGGCTGGAGGGCGCGAGGCCCTGGCTGGTCGAGTGGCTGCGCCACCAGCACCGCGACGGCTACTGGAAGCACGGCAGCATCTGCGAGGACTACTCGCAGGTCCAGGTCCCGGTGATGGCCGTGAGCGGCTGGTCGGACGCCTACTCCAACGCGGTCTTCCGCCTGGTCAAGAGCCTGCCCGAGGGGGTGCCGCGGCAGGGGCTCGTTGGCCCGTGGAGCCACAAGTACCCGCACTTCGGGCTTCCCGGCCCGGCCATCGACTTCCTGAACGAGTGCCTGCGCTGGTGGGACACGTACTTGAAGGGCATCGACACGGGCATCGACAACGAGCCGACGCTGCGGGCGTACTTGCAGGAATCGACGCCACCGGATACCGGGCACGCCTTCCGCCCGGGCCGCTGGGTGGGCGAGCCGAGCTGGCCCAGCCCGAACGTCACGCTGCGGCCCGTGCCATTGGCCACCGGCGAGCCGGGCCTCAAGCTCAACGCCGATGCGTCGGTGGACGAGGGCGACGAGCGGCGCGAGGGCGTGCGCTCCATCCAGTCGCCGGCCTCGCACGGCTACTTCGGCGGCAAGTGGTGCAGCGAGGCGGCCCCGCCCGACCTGCCCGACGACCAGCGCGAGGAGGACGGTGGCTCGCTGAACTTCGACACGCCCCCCCTGGCCGAGCCGCTGGACCTGCTCGGCCCGCCGATTGCCGACCTGACCTTGGAGGTCGACCGGCCCGTGGCGATGGCGGCCGTGCGCCTGGGCGACGTGCTGCCCGACGGCCGCGTGACGCGCGTGTCCTTCGGCCTGCTGAACCTCAACCACAAGGACGGCCACGAGCATCCGGTCATGCTCGAGCCGGGCACGAAGTACCGCGTGCCCATCCGCATGCGCGACATCGGCCACACGGTGCTGCCCGGGCACCGGCTGCGCCTCTCGATCTCCAGCAGCTACTGGCCGCTGGCCTGGCTGCCGCCCCGGCCGGCCACCATCACCGTGCACCTGGGCGAGAGCCACCTGCTGCTGCCCGTGCGCCACGCTCGAGAGGACGAACCGCACGTCACCTTCGACCGCCCCGTGGGCGCCGAGCCGATCCGGGCCGAGCAGGTGGAATCGACCGAGCACAGCTGGAAGGTCGTGCGCGACATGGGCCGGGCCACGAGCGAGCTGCAGGTGCGCAAGGGCTCGGGCACGGTGTACTGGCCCCACATCGACCTGACCCGCAGCAGCGTCGCCAGCGAGCGATACTTCGTCGACCACACCGACATCCACAGCGCCCGCGGCGAGGTGCGCTGGACGCACGGCTTCCGGCGTGGCGCGTGGGATTGCCGCTGCGAGACGCGCACCGTGCTGACCGCCGACGCCGACAACTTCTACGTCCACGCGACGCTGGACGCCTACGAGGACGACGAGCGGGTGTTCTGCCGGTCGTGGACCGAGCGGATCGCGCGGCGGATGGTGTAG
- a CDS encoding DUF3467 domain-containing protein codes for MAENPQQQQVQLRIDESKMQTTYANTIRSSTTQDEVVLDFGMNLPMQGNDGKPVLNFSVGSRIVTNWAGAKRLAISMGQMVRQYEERNGEIQINRGQPQPGPGSEAGDGPRLSE; via the coding sequence ATGGCCGAGAACCCCCAGCAGCAGCAGGTCCAGCTCCGCATCGACGAGAGCAAGATGCAGACCACCTACGCCAACACCATCCGCAGCAGCACCACCCAGGACGAGGTCGTGCTGGACTTCGGCATGAACCTGCCCATGCAGGGCAACGACGGCAAGCCAGTGCTGAACTTCAGCGTCGGCAGCCGCATCGTGACCAACTGGGCCGGCGCGAAGCGTCTGGCCATCTCGATGGGCCAGATGGTCCGCCAGTACGAGGAGCGCAACGGCGAGATCCAGATCAACCGCGGCCAGCCCCAGCCCGGCCCGGGCAGCGAGGCCGGCGACGGCCCCCGCCTGAGCGAGTAA
- a CDS encoding GAF domain-containing protein translates to MSASTSASSNPSLPGRSSPGGSPAAAGAGPGAPSAQEALSDYLEGLLDRLCALSRAQAGLAFIKPGQQRAGGLAALRAPSGERLAEQLRADAQLLARLSKLADRAADLAQQQGAAQALTESVTVGGGALYQPQATHRATAVPLVALGQAEGACVVLSPIHEQPAAMGERALLAAAEGFEGFLWSQRALAEAERTARLRETLEMLDAAQRGASARSMASLFCDELRRRFGCSRVSVGLVQGHDIRAIAISGADTIDRRNPAVEALEAAMDECADQDIEVVYPQGDDLAPAERRVVRAHGELSRSFGPSSIVSLPLRVDGDLVGVAVLERDADDPFPTGSLGLLRLVAEFIGPAVWTRRLADRGILAVVRDRVLDLGSAIVGPRHTLAKLVGVLAILVFVVLAALPIPDRVSAQAETKAAGQRALTPPYQGYLAWVGVKPGDAVTAGQLLARMDTTEREATLAQLQAQYAAQRTQRESELSRGRMEQAQVLSERLRELEAQIGLLQYEIDKARITAPIDGRVAGSDLEPWLDAPIAPDTPLLRIVGDENVVVLRIPERDIAAAQRRLESAADEPDGTFAPRARPEQRLPLRLVRVNPQAEAISGGNVYLVEAEIDGDSPSWLKPGMTGRARLHDGWTTPLVRLARPLIDRAQMAWWW, encoded by the coding sequence ATGAGCGCCTCGACGTCCGCATCGTCCAATCCGTCGCTCCCCGGCAGGTCTTCGCCCGGCGGCTCGCCCGCCGCCGCGGGCGCCGGCCCGGGTGCGCCCAGCGCCCAAGAGGCGCTGAGCGACTACCTCGAGGGGCTGCTCGACCGTCTGTGCGCGCTGTCGCGCGCCCAGGCGGGGCTGGCGTTCATCAAGCCCGGCCAGCAGCGCGCCGGCGGGCTGGCGGCGCTGCGCGCGCCCTCGGGCGAGCGATTGGCCGAGCAACTCCGGGCCGACGCCCAGTTGCTTGCGCGGCTTTCCAAGCTGGCCGACCGCGCCGCCGACCTGGCGCAGCAGCAGGGGGCCGCCCAGGCGCTCACCGAGAGCGTCACGGTGGGCGGGGGCGCGCTCTACCAGCCCCAGGCGACGCACCGGGCGACGGCGGTGCCGCTCGTGGCGCTCGGCCAGGCCGAGGGCGCGTGCGTCGTGCTCAGCCCGATCCACGAGCAACCCGCGGCGATGGGCGAGCGCGCGCTGCTCGCCGCGGCCGAGGGCTTCGAGGGATTCCTCTGGAGCCAGCGGGCGCTGGCCGAGGCCGAGCGGACCGCCCGCCTGCGCGAAACGCTGGAAATGCTCGACGCCGCCCAGCGGGGCGCATCGGCCAGGAGCATGGCCAGCCTGTTCTGCGACGAGCTGCGGCGACGCTTTGGCTGCTCGCGCGTCTCGGTCGGGCTGGTGCAAGGCCACGACATCCGCGCCATCGCCATCAGCGGCGCCGACACGATCGATCGTCGCAATCCGGCCGTGGAAGCGCTCGAGGCGGCCATGGACGAGTGCGCCGACCAGGACATTGAGGTGGTGTACCCCCAAGGCGATGACCTGGCGCCCGCAGAGCGCCGCGTCGTGCGCGCTCACGGCGAGCTGTCGCGCAGCTTCGGGCCATCCAGCATCGTGAGCCTGCCGCTCCGCGTCGACGGTGACCTAGTTGGCGTGGCCGTGCTCGAGCGCGATGCGGACGACCCTTTTCCCACGGGCTCCTTGGGCCTGCTGCGATTGGTGGCCGAGTTCATTGGTCCGGCGGTGTGGACGCGTCGCCTGGCCGATCGAGGCATCCTGGCCGTCGTTCGTGATCGGGTCCTGGATCTTGGTTCGGCGATCGTGGGCCCGCGACACACCCTGGCCAAGCTGGTGGGGGTTCTGGCAATCCTCGTGTTCGTGGTTCTGGCGGCCTTGCCGATTCCAGACCGCGTGAGCGCGCAGGCCGAGACCAAGGCCGCCGGCCAGCGGGCCCTGACCCCGCCGTACCAGGGCTATCTGGCGTGGGTGGGTGTCAAGCCGGGCGATGCGGTCACGGCGGGTCAACTGCTGGCGCGGATGGACACGACCGAGCGCGAGGCGACGCTGGCCCAGCTCCAAGCCCAGTATGCGGCCCAGCGCACGCAGCGCGAGTCGGAGCTCTCGCGAGGCCGCATGGAGCAGGCGCAGGTGCTCAGCGAGCGGTTGCGCGAGCTCGAGGCCCAGATCGGCCTGCTGCAGTACGAGATCGACAAGGCCCGCATCACGGCGCCCATCGACGGCCGCGTGGCTGGCTCTGACCTGGAGCCCTGGCTCGACGCGCCGATCGCGCCGGACACGCCCCTGCTGCGGATCGTCGGCGACGAGAACGTGGTGGTGCTGCGCATCCCCGAGCGCGACATCGCCGCGGCCCAGCGCCGGTTGGAAAGTGCCGCCGACGAGCCGGACGGCACGTTTGCCCCTCGCGCGCGGCCCGAGCAGCGGCTCCCCCTGCGGCTGGTGCGCGTGAATCCGCAGGCCGAAGCGATCAGCGGCGGCAACGTCTACCTGGTCGAGGCGGAGATCGACGGGGATTCGCCCTCGTGGCTCAAGCCCGGCATGACCGGCCGGGCTCGGCTGCATGACGGCTGGACCACGCCGCTGGTTCGGCTGGCTCGACCACTCATCGACCGGGCCCAGATGGCCTGGTGGTGGTAG
- a CDS encoding PqqD family peptide modification chaperone: protein MAGQRGRDIASTFSDLWYRVGPTTPRLSAHARVVRQHFGPSIAYVVEDPASGQFYRVSESAHFFLGMLDGKTTVDQAWEACNDQLGDPAPTQREVIDLLSRLQLFGLVLGESALDAEMLEQRLSKARRQRTQKRTGKWMFPHVPIVNPEPFLRRHEKLCRALFSPTAGVLWVLLVFVALSLVIANADRFGDALNSVAQLAPTTLVTLGLIFLGLRIVHELGHAMACKAFGGRSTEIGVIMIAYVLPLPYCEASSAWRFARVWPRVCVSLAGVLAETVIAAACAIYWAVGGDPILQSIAYQVMLVSGVSTFVFNLNPLLRYDGYYVLSDLTGTPNLAQRSREMLKYLIQRYAFGIKAARGPAIRSLGEGWLLAIYGMLAMPYRIFVAVAILLVIASKYLTLGVALAVAMGAIWLVYPVVKTTGFLISDPKLEGHRGRALAVTFAVLALVLGPILLIPLPTPTYAVATVEPARMGGLRTLEGGVLAELLVDPGDAVAEGQLVARLENPALRAELDALRARQEQARTQFRASLQRPPSEQEEFRQAVTLVDSQVARLERRLANLEVVAPVSGVVSPMSGQTSTDLRAMIGSFVPRGTALGMVVSEDDLLVRAMVADRDHAFVFRGQDRSDVQAQVRLASEPGRVIEAGVERIAPLGSKELSSAALAAQSGGGITTDPRQTDRSVALTPSFVVDLAMADVSAAAAPGVRASVRLEGPRRPLGARWWRRATQFFEGRSWW, encoded by the coding sequence ATGGCCGGCCAGCGCGGGCGTGACATCGCTTCGACGTTCAGCGACCTCTGGTATCGCGTGGGCCCGACGACGCCGCGCCTGAGCGCCCATGCCCGCGTGGTGCGACAGCACTTCGGCCCGTCGATCGCCTACGTCGTCGAAGATCCGGCCAGCGGGCAGTTCTACCGCGTCAGCGAGAGTGCCCACTTCTTCCTTGGCATGCTCGACGGCAAGACCACCGTCGACCAGGCGTGGGAAGCGTGCAACGACCAATTGGGCGACCCGGCGCCCACGCAGCGCGAGGTCATCGACCTGCTCAGCCGTTTGCAACTGTTCGGGTTGGTCCTCGGCGAGAGCGCGCTCGATGCGGAGATGCTCGAGCAACGGCTGAGCAAGGCCCGGCGGCAGCGCACGCAGAAGCGAACGGGAAAGTGGATGTTCCCCCACGTGCCCATCGTGAACCCCGAGCCATTCCTCAGGCGGCACGAAAAGCTCTGCCGGGCCCTCTTCAGCCCGACCGCTGGCGTGCTCTGGGTGCTGCTGGTCTTCGTGGCATTGTCGCTCGTGATCGCCAATGCGGATCGCTTTGGCGATGCGCTCAATTCGGTTGCGCAGCTCGCGCCCACGACGCTCGTGACGCTTGGGTTGATCTTCCTGGGTCTTCGCATCGTCCACGAGCTTGGGCACGCCATGGCGTGCAAGGCGTTTGGAGGTCGCAGCACCGAGATCGGCGTGATCATGATCGCATACGTGCTGCCGCTGCCATACTGCGAGGCCAGCAGCGCGTGGCGGTTCGCCCGGGTCTGGCCCCGGGTGTGCGTCTCGCTTGCGGGCGTGCTGGCCGAGACCGTGATCGCCGCGGCGTGCGCGATCTACTGGGCGGTGGGTGGGGATCCCATCCTCCAGAGCATTGCCTATCAGGTCATGCTGGTCTCGGGCGTCAGCACGTTCGTGTTCAATCTTAATCCGCTGCTGCGGTATGACGGCTACTACGTCCTCAGCGATTTGACCGGCACGCCCAACCTGGCCCAGCGATCACGGGAGATGCTCAAGTATCTCATCCAGCGGTACGCATTTGGCATCAAGGCGGCACGGGGCCCGGCCATTCGTTCGCTCGGCGAGGGGTGGCTGCTGGCGATCTACGGCATGCTCGCGATGCCGTATCGCATCTTCGTCGCGGTCGCGATCCTGCTGGTCATCGCCAGCAAGTACCTGACGCTGGGCGTGGCGCTTGCGGTGGCGATGGGCGCCATCTGGCTGGTCTACCCGGTCGTCAAGACCACCGGCTTCCTGATCAGCGATCCCAAGCTCGAGGGCCATCGGGGCCGCGCCCTGGCGGTGACGTTCGCGGTATTGGCGCTGGTGCTGGGGCCAATCCTGCTCATCCCGTTGCCCACGCCCACGTACGCCGTGGCCACCGTCGAGCCTGCCCGGATGGGCGGCCTGCGGACGCTCGAGGGCGGCGTGCTCGCCGAGTTGCTGGTCGATCCGGGCGATGCGGTCGCGGAGGGCCAGTTGGTGGCGCGGCTGGAGAATCCCGCCCTGCGTGCCGAACTGGATGCGCTGCGTGCCCGACAGGAGCAGGCACGCACGCAGTTTCGTGCATCGCTCCAGCGTCCGCCATCCGAGCAGGAAGAGTTCCGCCAGGCGGTCACGCTCGTGGATTCGCAGGTCGCCCGGCTGGAACGCCGCCTGGCCAACCTCGAAGTCGTGGCGCCGGTCTCGGGCGTCGTCTCGCCCATGAGCGGCCAGACCTCGACCGACCTTCGGGCCATGATCGGCAGCTTCGTGCCAAGGGGCACCGCGCTGGGCATGGTGGTGAGCGAAGACGATCTGCTGGTACGGGCCATGGTGGCTGACCGTGACCACGCGTTCGTGTTCCGTGGCCAGGATCGATCAGACGTCCAGGCGCAGGTCCGCCTGGCGAGCGAGCCGGGGCGCGTCATCGAGGCGGGCGTGGAGCGCATCGCTCCGCTTGGCTCCAAGGAGCTGAGCAGCGCCGCGCTCGCGGCCCAATCGGGGGGTGGCATCACGACCGATCCGCGCCAGACCGATCGCAGCGTCGCCCTGACGCCCAGCTTCGTGGTCGATCTGGCGATGGCCGACGTTTCGGCCGCCGCCGCCCCGGGCGTGCGGGCATCGGTGCGATTGGAAGGTCCACGTCGGCCGCTGGGTGCGCGATGGTGGCGGCGGGCGACGCAGTTCTTTGAGGGTCGCAGCTGGTGGTAG
- a CDS encoding leucyl aminopeptidase family protein yields the protein MFDSVTVKKSGQAEAIVVGIMKGKGLGAGAKKLDADGTLAAAAKRPEATGELGSIAAAFPKGKPATRVLLLGLGDAKDLTIDGLRNAVAAAGRQLSAAKVTGVAFELDDAIAAAKLDENDAFTAVGESLGLLSWRCETFRGTANPSSAKPKLAIIESKAARTKALQLGLGLAEGANFARTLSQTPPNVATPAWMFAEAKKLTKHGLKVTALKGDALKREKMEGLINVGKASENEPHLIRIEYTPAGAASKTKAKPIVLVGKTMTYDSGGLSIKVGGGMVGMKRDKDGGCGVMGAMLAIAKTIKPKVPVVALLCSAENAISDEAYRPDDVLTFRNGVTVEVTNTDAEGRLVLADGLCYACDKEKPAAIVDVATLTGGVVVALGSTFAGMWCDDTKLREKVQAASDASGERVWRLPLHREYRDMMKSPIADIINSNPNRKAHPIQGAAFLSYFVDETIPWCHLDIAGTHAVEGDEGPYIKGPTGFSARLLARLAQQW from the coding sequence ATGTTCGATTCCGTCACCGTCAAGAAGTCCGGCCAGGCCGAGGCCATCGTCGTGGGCATCATGAAGGGCAAGGGCCTGGGCGCCGGGGCGAAGAAGCTGGACGCGGATGGCACGCTGGCGGCGGCCGCCAAGCGCCCCGAGGCCACGGGCGAACTCGGATCGATCGCGGCGGCGTTCCCCAAGGGCAAGCCGGCGACGCGCGTGCTGCTGCTCGGCCTCGGCGACGCCAAGGACCTCACCATCGACGGCCTTCGCAACGCCGTCGCCGCGGCGGGCCGCCAGCTCTCGGCCGCCAAGGTCACCGGCGTGGCCTTCGAGCTCGACGACGCCATCGCCGCGGCCAAGCTCGACGAGAACGACGCCTTCACCGCCGTGGGCGAGAGCCTGGGCCTGCTCAGCTGGCGTTGCGAGACCTTCCGCGGCACGGCCAATCCCTCGAGCGCCAAGCCGAAGCTCGCCATCATCGAGTCCAAGGCCGCGCGCACGAAAGCCCTCCAGCTCGGCCTCGGGCTCGCCGAGGGCGCGAACTTTGCCCGCACGCTCAGCCAGACCCCGCCCAACGTCGCCACGCCCGCGTGGATGTTCGCCGAGGCCAAAAAGCTCACCAAGCACGGCCTGAAAGTCACGGCGCTCAAGGGCGACGCCCTCAAGCGCGAGAAGATGGAAGGGCTCATCAACGTCGGCAAGGCCAGCGAGAACGAGCCCCACCTGATCCGCATCGAGTACACGCCCGCGGGGGCCGCGTCCAAGACCAAGGCCAAGCCCATCGTCCTCGTCGGCAAGACCATGACCTACGACTCGGGTGGCCTCTCGATCAAGGTCGGCGGCGGCATGGTGGGCATGAAGCGCGACAAGGACGGCGGCTGCGGGGTCATGGGCGCCATGCTGGCCATCGCCAAGACGATCAAGCCCAAGGTCCCCGTCGTCGCGCTGCTCTGCTCGGCCGAGAACGCCATCAGCGACGAGGCCTACCGCCCCGACGACGTCCTGACCTTCCGCAACGGCGTCACGGTGGAAGTGACCAACACCGACGCCGAGGGCCGCCTGGTCCTGGCCGACGGCCTGTGCTACGCCTGCGACAAGGAGAAGCCCGCCGCCATCGTCGACGTCGCCACGCTGACGGGTGGTGTTGTCGTTGCGCTCGGCTCGACGTTCGCCGGCATGTGGTGCGACGACACGAAGCTGCGCGAGAAGGTCCAGGCCGCCAGCGACGCCAGCGGCGAGCGCGTCTGGCGTCTGCCCCTCCACCGCGAATACCGCGACATGATGAAGAGCCCCATCGCCGACATCATCAACAGCAACCCCAACCGCAAGGCCCACCCCATCCAGGGCGCCGCCTTCCTCAGCTACTTCGTCGACGAGACCATCCCCTGGTGCCACCTGGACATCGCCGGCACCCACGCGGTCGAGGGCGACGAGGGCCCCTACATCAAGGGCCCAACGGGCTTCAGCGCCCGCCTGCTGGCGCGCCTGGCGCAGCAATGGTGA
- a CDS encoding GC-type dockerin domain-anchored protein translates to MRTVLSIALACGIAAPALAQTTLIDDGFEDYAVGSAVAGQGGWDLWPGGADAFVSDVEAASGSNSFLADQFETDVIYRMRDGSGTPIATSGQWTFSCQTYMSSAAIGDFYVIILNQFNDADPGSSNWSMQVRLGTIDLTVESQFDGNTTDLILDEWVELRAEIDLDADTFDIYYNGVAFAEDLIWSENVSGGGLTQIDVLDLYAPNANPTYIDDVKLVEADGGGCRADLDGDGSLTIFDFLTFQNLFDAGDPLADFDGDGALTIFDFLTFQNEFDAGCG, encoded by the coding sequence ATGCGAACTGTGCTGTCTATTGCTCTTGCCTGCGGCATCGCCGCACCCGCGCTCGCCCAGACCACGCTCATCGACGACGGATTCGAGGACTATGCCGTTGGTTCCGCCGTCGCCGGACAGGGCGGCTGGGACTTGTGGCCGGGCGGGGCCGATGCCTTCGTGAGCGACGTCGAAGCCGCCTCGGGCTCGAACTCGTTCCTCGCCGACCAGTTCGAGACCGACGTCATCTACCGGATGCGTGACGGGAGCGGCACGCCCATCGCGACCAGCGGCCAGTGGACGTTCTCCTGCCAGACCTACATGTCTTCGGCCGCCATCGGCGATTTCTACGTCATCATCCTGAACCAGTTCAATGACGCCGATCCCGGTAGCAGCAACTGGTCCATGCAGGTTCGCCTGGGCACGATCGACCTTACCGTCGAGAGCCAGTTCGACGGAAACACGACCGACCTGATCCTGGACGAGTGGGTCGAACTCCGGGCCGAGATCGACCTGGATGCCGACACGTTCGACATCTACTACAACGGCGTCGCGTTCGCTGAAGACCTGATCTGGAGCGAGAACGTCTCGGGTGGCGGTCTGACGCAGATCGACGTGCTCGACCTCTACGCGCCCAACGCCAACCCGACGTACATCGACGACGTCAAGCTCGTCGAGGCCGATGGCGGTGGCTGTCGGGCCGATCTCGACGGCGATGGGTCGCTGACGATCTTCGACTTCCTGACCTTCCAAAACCTCTTCGATGCGGGCGATCCGCTTGCCGATTTCGACGGCGACGGCGCCCTGACCATCTTCGACTTCCTGACCTTCCAGAACGAGTTCGATGCCGGCTGCGGCTAA
- a CDS encoding sigma-70 family RNA polymerase sigma factor — MPDDETQLIERAKAGDGGAATEIVERYQRRIYTLCLRLLGNRDDAEELTQETLVKALTGLERFDGRSSLGTWLHRIATNACYSRIRSDNVRSRGRVPWPEDGEPQGRSRVQSGDESVDAGLRRRQVAAALDGLQAEHRVVLVLRDVQGLEYEQLAEVLGVPVGTIKSRLFRARLALREAVEAATSRSIDQPHTGREGRA, encoded by the coding sequence GTGCCAGACGACGAGACCCAGCTCATCGAACGGGCCAAAGCCGGGGATGGCGGAGCGGCCACGGAGATCGTGGAACGCTACCAGCGACGCATCTACACCCTGTGCCTTCGCTTGCTGGGCAACCGGGACGATGCCGAAGAACTCACCCAGGAAACTCTGGTCAAGGCCCTGACGGGTCTGGAGCGATTCGACGGCCGCTCTTCGCTGGGCACCTGGCTCCATCGGATCGCGACCAATGCGTGTTACTCCAGGATACGTTCCGATAACGTCCGCTCCCGCGGCCGTGTGCCGTGGCCCGAGGACGGGGAACCTCAAGGCCGTTCACGCGTCCAATCTGGAGACGAATCTGTCGATGCGGGCCTTCGACGGCGCCAGGTTGCTGCGGCGCTCGATGGTCTCCAGGCAGAACACCGTGTCGTGCTGGTGTTGCGAGATGTGCAGGGATTGGAGTACGAGCAGTTGGCCGAAGTACTCGGAGTACCAGTTGGAACGATCAAGAGCCGGCTGTTCCGCGCCAGGCTGGCTCTGCGTGAGGCCGTGGAAGCTGCAACGTCTCGATCGATCGACCAACCGCACACCGGGCGGGAGGGACGTGCATGA
- a CDS encoding NTP transferase domain-containing protein produces MSGRGRPPAIAVILARKGSKGLPGKNRALVGGKPCVTWTCDLARRTPGLWRIGVSTDDQEIARLAMEAGLEFWPRPAELASDAATIDAAVRSALVRADETEAVPDNAAVAILYANVPVRPPDLLERAIARFIESECDSVQSYALVGKHHPTWTARVDQAGLVTPWQGKQLFGGVFRRQDLEPAYVPDGGVIVVRRSVLDAAANHPEHPHAFLGVDHRAVTTRPGEVIDIDSAIDQAVADQVLQQRPAERS; encoded by the coding sequence ATGAGCGGGCGAGGTCGCCCACCCGCCATCGCCGTCATCCTCGCCCGCAAGGGAAGCAAGGGCCTTCCGGGCAAGAACCGCGCGCTCGTTGGCGGCAAACCCTGCGTGACGTGGACCTGCGACCTCGCGCGGAGAACGCCCGGCCTCTGGCGGATCGGCGTCTCCACCGACGACCAGGAGATCGCTCGTCTCGCGATGGAAGCCGGGTTGGAGTTCTGGCCTCGCCCCGCCGAACTCGCCAGCGATGCCGCAACGATCGATGCCGCCGTGCGTTCCGCGCTGGTTCGTGCCGACGAAACCGAAGCCGTCCCAGACAATGCCGCCGTTGCCATCCTGTATGCGAACGTACCGGTGCGACCGCCAGACCTTCTCGAGCGTGCGATTGCCCGGTTTATCGAGAGCGAATGCGACAGTGTCCAGAGCTATGCCCTAGTCGGAAAGCACCACCCAACCTGGACCGCCCGCGTGGATCAGGCAGGGCTGGTTACGCCCTGGCAAGGCAAGCAGCTGTTCGGCGGGGTCTTCCGGCGGCAGGACCTGGAGCCGGCCTACGTGCCCGATGGTGGCGTGATCGTGGTCCGTCGGTCGGTGCTCGATGCCGCCGCAAACCATCCCGAGCATCCACATGCGTTCCTGGGCGTGGATCACAGGGCCGTGACCACAAGGCCGGGCGAAGTCATTGACATCGATTCGGCCATCGATCAGGCCGTCGCCGATCAGGTCCTCCAACAACGCCCGGCCGAGCGTTCCTGA